A DNA window from Arachis duranensis cultivar V14167 chromosome 3, aradu.V14167.gnm2.J7QH, whole genome shotgun sequence contains the following coding sequences:
- the LOC107478453 gene encoding uncharacterized protein LOC107478453: MAVTDRCFVEWKEHFVSQERGNRVVHYYLKDSDGESILAVVGTERSVRHMFYVVADEFLEICGKEGSVPAGFKWRSRREVVDWLTSTLSKQHLQGDRSGSPSHSSGHAYDTTNGSVNEITGLPAPIANGKGFLTRNSKLSKSDIVWSGVAWTCGKQLKHYHAFCRNGIKIIVQSFVFVMGKGENHYVAYLEDMYEDRRGQKKVKARWFHHNQEVKGVIPIRNPHPREVFITPYSQVISAECIDGPAAVLSREHYEKCMPCFSPTSSDRIHMCFRQFRSNKVKPFDLSKLRGYYDQPILSCLQFDSMLNPKGNSLAGGDEELSAGENVKLRTKRRDRGTPQSLMDRQGVRKLVRSQQMMVYKNSQGVNNSRTDRKLFSQKEVESQPWYNVTYKIDDKIEVLCQDSGIRGCWFRCTVVQVSRKQMKAQYDDIQDEDGSGNLEEWIPTFKLAMPDKLGMRHPGRSTIRPAPPTSDDQELVIGVGTAIDAWWSDGWWEGVVTETDNYVDDNVQAYFPGERLLMKVSKKDLRISRDWSGDKWIGIKPKLDIASTIFDINGVNTKHSTSPAKDGDSVGAANSCDEVPASDEAINEPDFAEEKVEGVAEDGDNNDDDGDNDNNNNNLLSEKDTEVDNNVIEMNSTGNEDNGDDSNDNDDNVDNTDSENDNDNKETEAFGTSVADGKAGEPVEMAV, from the exons ATGGCTGTAACCGACCGGTGTTTCGTGGAATGGAAAGAGCATTTTGTTTCCCAAGAGCGTGGCAACCGTGTGGTCCACTATTACCTGAAGGATTCTGATGGGGAATCCATACTTGCTGTTGTGGGCACTGAGAGGAGTGTTAGACACATGTTCTACGTTGTCGCCGATGAGTTTTTGGAAATTTGTGGGAAGGAAGGTTCTGTTCCTGCCGGTTTCAAATGGAGATCTAGAAGAGAGGTGGTTGATTGGCTGACGTCAACACTTTCAAAGCAGCATCTTCAAGGAGATAGAAGTG GATCACCTAGTCATTCTTCAGGACATGCTTATGATACCACAAATGGTAGTGTCAATGAAATTACTGGTCTTCCTGCTCCGATAGCGAATGGCAAG GGATTTCTAACCCGAAACTCCAAATTATCCAAGTCTGACATTGTTTGGTCTGGAGTGGCGTGGACGTGTGGCAAGCAGCTTAAACATTATCATGCTTTTTGCAGGAATGGCATCAAAATAATT GTTCAATCATTTGTTTTTGTCATGGGCAAGGGCGAGAATCATTATGTTGCTTATTTAGAGGATATGTATGAAGATAGGAGGGGGCAGAAAAAGGTCAAAGCGAGGTGGTTTCACCATAATCAGGAAGTCAAGGGTGTGATTCCCATACGAAATCCACATCCTCGGGAAGTTTTCATCACACCATATTCTCAAGTCATTAGTGCAGAGTGTATTGATGGTCCTGCCGCGGTCTTAAGTCGTGAACACTATGAAAAATGCATGCCTTGCTTTTCCCCAACTTCATCTGATAGAATACATATGTGCTTTAGGCAATTTAGGAGCAACAAAGTCAAGCCCTTTGACTTGAGTAAACTGCGTGGCTACTATGATCAACCAATTCTTTCTTGCTTGCAATTTGATTCTATGCTGAACCCCAAGGGAAATAGCCTAGCAGGAGGAGATGAAGAGTTGAGTGCAGGTGAAAATGTAAAGCTCAGAACCAAGAGAAGGGATAGGGGAACTCCTCAGTCTTTGATGGATCGACAAGGAGTTAGGAAGTTAGTTAGGAGTCAGCAAATGATGGTATACAAAAACTCTCAGGGTGTAAATAATTCTAGGACAGATAGGAAATTGTTTTCTCAGAAGGAAGTTGAATCTCAACCTTGGTATAATGTCACATACAAGATTGATGACAAGATAGAGGTCCTCTGTCAGGATAGCGGTATCAGAGGCTGCTGGTTCAGGTGTACGGTTGTGCAGGTATCTCGGAAACAGATGAAAGCCCAATATGATGATATTCAGGATGAAGATGGAAGTGGAAATCTTGAG GAATGGATCCCTACTTTCAAGTTGGCCATGCCAGATAAACTTGGGATGAGACATCCTGGCCGATCAACAATCAGGCCAGCTCCTCCAACCTCTGACGATCAAGAATTGGTTATTGGGGTTGGAACTGCAATTGATGCATGGTGGAGTGACGGCTGGTGGGAGGGAGTTGTAACTGAAACTGATAACTATGTTGATGATAATGTGCAAGCATACTTTCCTG GTGAACGGTTGCTAATGAAAGTAAGCAAGAAAGATCTAAGAATATCTAGAGATTGGTCCGGGGACAAGTGGATTGGTATTAAGCCGAAGCTCGATATAGCCTCAACTATATTCGACATAAATGGCGTTAACACGAAGCATTCCACGTCCCCAGCTAAAGACGGGGACTCTGTTGGTGCTGCAAATTCATGTGATGAAGTTCCGGCAAGTGACGAGGCTATTAATGAACCAGATTTTGCTGAAGAAAAGGTTGAGGGTGTTGCTGAAGATGGGgataacaatgatgatgatggtgataatgataataataataataatcttttgTCAGAAAAAGATACTGAAGTAGATAATAATGTGATCGAGATGAATAGCACTGGTAATGAAGATAATGGTGATGATTCTAATGACAATGATGACAATGTTGATAACACGGACAGCGAAAACGATAACGATAACAAGGAGACGGAGGCGTTTGGCACTTCCGTGGCGGACGGTAAAGCCGGGGAACCCGTGGAAATGGCTGTATAA